The genomic segment CAACTGGACTGATCTGCAGGCACTCAACGCAGGGCAGTGGTTCCTCAAGGTATCTAGTGCTATGGAGACCAAACCTACAGTGTGGGCATCGGGATTGCACTGTACTGTGAAGACCAGCATAGACTCATTATATAACATGCACATAAATTTCATTATACTGTGAGCATGCATGTAGATTTCATTACTGTATGCAGGCGCACAGCTACTAATACTAATGACAGTGCCGCTGTAGTGATGCCTGTTCTCTTTATTTCCCAGGATGACCCGTTCTGGACCGCATCGTCGCTCTCGGAGGCGGATTGGGCCCTCGCTGGAAACCAGTCTGTTTGCACCCTGAATGAAGTACTGCAGCTGGCAAAGAATAGCAGCAAATCCATCCTGTTCAATGTGAGGAGGCCTCCCCCGGAGCACCCGCACCGAGAGAGCTGGATCAACGTGACCCTGCACACAGTGCTGCAGTCTGGAATCCAGCAGCAACACGTGAGTCACTGTGATGCTCAATGAGATTCCAGTCATTTCATTTCAGGATGAATGAAAGAGGTCACCCCTGTCCTGTTGATGGATCATTACCAAtcccattaataaaacacaaggACCAGGCTGGGATCAAGTGAGACATGCAGCCCAGAAAAAGCATGTCTTCTGCAAGAACTACTAAATGCAAGGATAAGCAAGGGctgcatgcatttatttttgtacaaagaATGTTTGGAATCCTTCCTTATCCTTATGCAATCCTTGCATAGTTCTTGCATGTCTTGCTTGATCCTTGACTGAAATATATACTGAGACATTAATGGACATTCCAGTTGTTTTCACAGACAGGGTCAGTGTACAAACTCAGTGCTGCTTTCTGACCCCTGCTAGTTTCCTGTTTTATGGAGCATCAATCAATCATACCTCCAGGCCCAGTAAGAGTGTCACCAGCTTGTGTTAACATTCTCTGAACCCGTGAAGCTGGAAAGCTTGGCCCTGTTTTTCAGCAGAGGTTTGAGTTGTGCTCAGTTTCCAGTAGCTGCAGCTCTCGCTGTTCCTGCCTGTAATCCGCTGCTTCTCTGCAGGTTCCAGTAGCTGCAGCTCTCGCTGTTCCTGCCTGTAATCCGCTGCTTCTCTGCAGGTTCCAGTAGCTGCAGCTCTCGCTGTTCCTGCCTGTAATCCGCTGCTTCTCTGCAGGTTCCAGTAGCTGCAGCTCTCGCTGTTCCTGCCTGTAATCCGCTGCTTCTCTGCAGGTTCCAGTAGCTGCAGCTCTCGCTGTTCCTGCCTGTAATCCGCTGCTTCTCTGCAGGTTCCAGTAGCTGCAGCTCTCGCTGTTCCTGCCTGTAATCCGCTGCTTCTCTGCAGGTTCCAGTAGCTGCAGCTCTCGCTGTTCCTGCCTGTAATCCGCTGCTTCTCTGCAGGTTCCAGTAGCTGCAGCTCTCGCTGTTCCTGCCTGTAATCCGCTGCTTCTCTGCAGGTTCCAGTAGCTGCAGCTCTCGCTGTTCCTGCCTGTAATCCGCTGCTTCTCTGCAGGTCATGTGGACTCCTGACACAGACAGGCAGCTGGTGAGGCAGATGGCTCCGGGGTTCCAGCAGACCTCTGCTGTCAAAAAGAGTGTGAAGATACTTCAGGAGGAAGGCATAGTCAGACTGAATCTGAGGTACAACCAAGTCAGCACCCAGGAAATCAGGTACAGACATAGACAtggctttatttctttatttagtgcATGTATTTATAATGTTAGAAAAGTAAAAAGAGCGTTGAGAGCCTCTCTGAGGCGAATCATCAGGTGCAATTGACATGAACTGCTTTTAATATGcattatttctatatatatattatataatattgaCAGTATTTACACTGACTGGCCAATACATTAGAAAATGCAAGtcaaataaaaatttaaaaaaaactagccTGGATTGCATGCAAATCTGCTTGGTCACGTGacatgtcatgtgatccactaagAGTTGTGTGCAGCTATTCAGCAGCAGTCTTGGTAAAGCAGAAGGGTTCCGGTGACTGTACAAGGGCAATGAGTAGCAGTCGGGCCCTCAGCTGAAATATTTCTCATCCTGCTAGCACACATCTCGCTTGCTTGGACCCCTCTAAGCTGGGTCACAAGGTGAACCCATAATAGACATTGCTAAGCTCTCTCTAGGTGATCCGTTTTGACACACATTGAGCCAGCCGTCCATGCATGCGTATCCATGGAGACGCGGCGCCCCAAAGCTAAAGAGTGCTTGTGTTTGGTGTCAGGGGCTCCAGAGAAGGGAACGTGAGCCTCACCCTGTTCACAGTGAGCGAGCCGTGGCTGTACTCTGTGCTGTGGTGCAGTGGAGTTCAGTCTGTCACCTCCGACGCGCCACACATCCTCAGGAAGCTGCCTTATCCCATCTGGCTCATGGTAAGAGACACCATGACAAGGTGGCTTATCCTCCAGTTTGGGGCTTGTTTTCTAGTTCGGGTTACAGGTGGTTCTGACGTGGTGTAATTGTAACCAGGTGCTTTTTACTGAAGTGAATGTAGTGCTGAAGTGCTTGTCCTGCATCCATGAGTTCATTCTTGGCGTCTGTAGAAAGCTGTTTATGAATTGCAGCAGCATTGCTTTTATATGGTGTAGTGTTAGTGATGAATCTCTGCTCTGTACATGCTTTAACTTGCACAGCAGATAACTCACTTATTGACTTTCTCCGGGCGTTTCAATCACACAGCCTGGCAGCATGTTTGGGCATTTGGAACAGATCCCTGATCCCAATGCATTGTCTTAATGGGGTTGGGAAGTCTTAATAAATGGACATTGGTCACTTTTTTTtgctaattacatttttgtaagtcTCTGTAGATTTGTTCATTTCAGTGGAAATCAAAGCGATCCCAAACTGCCTGTACCTGTTCATTAGTAAATAAGCACCCCTCTTTGCTGCTTATGCTCCTGCGGGTATGACAGCATTCCTCAGACTCCTGCGTGACTGTGTATAGCTCATCCTCGTTTAAAAGTCTGCCTTGCTGTACTGAGGTCAACTCCTTTAGTCCGGTACAGAATATAAAGCCGATGACACGTGTGTCTGTTTGTTGGTTTTGGCGCCTCTAGTGGTTCCCTGGTGCTCCTGCAGTGTTTGCATCTTGAAATCAGCCTCTTTTCCGCTCTCCTTTTCAGCCTCCAGAGGAATACAAGCTGCTCTGGATCGCAGCGGATGTCATTTCTTTTATTGTAATAATAGGAGTTTTTGTGCTGCAGAAGTAAGTATCGctctttattttattcttaactGTATTGAACTTGCAGTGCACTGCACATAGAGTCAGTCTCTCAGGCCACTCCTGCTAACATGACTGTGACTTTCAGATGCCTCAGCCCTGCATTATTACCTATTGACTTCAGCTAGTGGTTTGCTGCCTGTCCCAGTTACAGGAAAGAAAGAtagatccattattattattattattattattgttattagtagtagcagtagtagtagtagtagtagtagtagtagtagtagtagtagtagtagtagtagaaggTATGCTAGCAGAGCAGATCACTGTATTGCCGCTGATGTCCTCATCGAGTATATATGTGAATACTGATAGAAATGTACACTCCAGTCCTGCAGGACTTGCACAGTGTTGTGGGTGAAGGATTTCTCACATGCGCCCTGTCTGTGTTAAACCATACAGTACAATATGAATTCAAAAGCATTTCATTTGTGGTGATGAGTTTGCAGCATTCCTGAAATCCATATACAAGTAATTCAAATGCACTGATAGACTGATAGACTGGAATGAAGATTAACAGGGTTCTAGATCTATCTgttaagcattttaaaatgtgtgtgtctgtgtgtgtgtgtcagtgtgtgtgtgacagtgtgtgtgtgtgtgtgtgtgtgtctgtctgtctgtctgtctgtgtgtgtgtgtgtctgtatactTTCTATTGTCTGGGGGGCTGTTTAGCTTTTTTGATCAATGTGTTACATGAACATCCAGCTCTCAGCTGATGGGGGTGATATTTCATCAGCTTTCATCCCGTCAATACCCGACGTTCCCAACACAGACTTCATCAGCCCTAGTGCGAGTCCTGCAGCATGTAGCAGTGAGGGTGCAGTGGCTGTGACTGCCCAGTGCAGCTCCTTCTATTCATGACAGTTTCAGCCCTAGTGCGAGTCCTGCAGCATGTAGCAGTGAGGGTGCAGTGGCTGTGACTGCCCAGTGCAGCTCCTTCTATTCATGATAGTGCCTGCCTTTTATTTCTGAGTACAGCGCTGCTGGGGACCATCGAAGCCCAGGTCAAAGCAAGGATGCTTCCCTAACTGGCATTGTAAAGCCTTGGAACATCCCCAGCCAATCGGCACGCTCCGTTCCCTCCGATTCTAAGAGAATATAGTACAGTAATATAACCCTGTAGTGTAATATCTGTGGCACTGAGGAGCGTTCAGACTGCTGGGCTGGGCATTGCAATGCTATCAGCCACTCTGAGCTCGTGACAGACCTGTCATTCTCCAAAGAGGATGACCTAATGGACAGTtcaatatgtactgtacatgatcAGATCTGCTGCTAGGAAGTCACTGTGGAGGACAGTGCAAGGGTTGCATGGACAGGGTGTACTGGAAGCACAATGCTTGTTTAATGATGGCTACCAGGTTCCGTCAGTAGGCTGTTAGATTATCAGTCTTTACCAGATAGGGATGTCTAAGGGGTAGGGTAGGGGTAGAGTAGAGgtggggtagggtagggtagggtagggtaatATCATGCTGTAGTTTAGTAAGCAGCCCTGCAGTCTGTGTGGAAGCACAGTgtggggtaggggtaggggtaggggtaggggtaggggtagggtagggtagggtagggtagggtagggtagtgtTATATCATGCTGTAGTTCAGTAAGCAGTCCTGCAGTCTGTGTGGAAGCACAGTgtggtgtggggtggggtggggtggggtggggtggggtagggtagggtagggtagggtagggtagggttatGTCATGCTGTAGTTCAGTAAGCAGTCCTGCAGTCTGTGTGGAAGCACAGTgtggggtaggggtagggtagggtaggttTATATTATGCTGCAGCCCTGAAGCAGCTGAACGAGGAACATGAACTgacttctcttctcttctcttctcgccttgttttgtgttatttttttcctttcttctcTGACTGCTGTGCATGCTTCTCTTCTGTGCTGCATTCTGGTATCTCACAGCTATCACATGATCAGGTAACTGACGCCTCTCTACCCATgatgctctctccctccccctctccctccctccttctctctctgtctctctctctctctctctctctctctctctctctctctctctctctctctcctcctctccctttaACTCTGTAACTTTGAAAGGTCATATTGCAGACTGGTTGTACTATACTGAGTTTTATCAAATGATATCAACAATGTTTATTAACTCTTTCAACAAGACAGACCGATGCAGTAATATATAACCTGTATGGACTGAATGGCCAGACCAGACCGATGCGGCAATATATAACCTGTCTGGACTGAATTGGCAAGATTTGTTTCAGAGCAGTCTGCCCCAGTTGAACCACGACTCACCCAAACATTTCCAATCTTTACATCTTGGTAAAGGACTGCGGACACGCTGAGCGTAGACTCATACAGTATCTTAAAACTGGATAACGAAGGAACTGCTGCTCTTATCGGCTCTGAGAACAAAGGGGGCACCACTGAAACATTTGAAAGGTTATttggttatatatttatattccaAATAGAATCTGCTGAATTGTCATGAGCAGTGTCCAGCACTGTGTCAGTGCAGTAAAGGGCATGTTAAACACAGCTGGCCTGAAAGGAGGTAGGACGGCAGTGTGTGGAAATGAACATCAATGAGTGGGAATTAATTGAAATGAATTGAAATGTGGAAATGAACGGAAATGAGTGGAAATGAACAGAAATTAATTGAAATGAAAAGGTTTTTGTGACAGTGAATTCTGCAAAGGGTCTGTTTCATTGTGCTTGGCGGTGATCGTGTGTTTAATGTTTGAATGTTTCCTATTGATGTTTCGTGGCACCCCCTCACTGACCTGGCTGAGGTTATGTTTGTGATGGTGGTTGTGTTGTTGTTTCATGGCACCCCCTCACTGACCTGGCTGAGGTTATGTTCATGGCACCCCCTCACTGACCTGGCTGAGGTTATGTTTGGGATGGTGGTTGTGTTGTTGTTTCGTGGCACCCCCTCACTGACCTGGCTGAGGTTATGTTTGGGATGGTGGTTGTGTTGTTGTTTCGTGGCACCCCCTCACTGACCTGGCTGAGGTTATGTTTGGGATGGTGGTTGTGTTGATGTTTCATGGCACCCCCTCACTGACCTGGCTGAGGTTATGTTTGTGATGGTGGTTGTGTTGTTGTTTCGTGGCACCCCCTCACTGACCTGGCTGAGGTTATGTTTGTGATGGTGGTTGTGTTGTTGTTTCGTGGCACCCCCTCACTGACCTGGCTGAGGTTATGTTTGTGATGGTGGTTGTGTTGTTGTTTCGTGGCACCCCCTCACTGACCTGGCTGAGGTTATGTTCATGGCACCCCCTCACTGACCTGGCTGAGGTTATGTTTGGGATGGTGGTTGTGTTGTTGTTTCATGGCACCCCCTCACTGACCTGGCTGAGGTTATGTTTGTGATGGTGGTTGTGTTGTTGTTTCATGCCACCTCCTCACTGACCTGGCTGAGGTTAGGCACGTTGTATGATGTGGTGTACACAGAGCAcatgccttggataaaagcgtacACTTTCAAAGTGACATGTGAAGCGTGCAGCGGCCCCTTGTGTGTGGTCGGCCTCATTTATATGAGGTGTATCATGAATTGATATTGGTGGGTAGATGGCATGACGTACTTGGAGAGAAGTTACTTGTATTCACCCAGGACTGCACATGCATCACGTATTCCAGCAGTATCAAAGCTCTCAAGTGTGGGGAAGGGAAAGGTGCTTCCTGGCCCTGTAGAAATCACCCAGGCTTCGTGGAAACATGACCGTATGGATATATGTTGCTCTTATTTCAGATCAGCTGctgttttaaccctttcattgctttatatggggaaaaatgGCATGTGGCTCATGCATCTGTACCCATATAAagacaagaagtttttttttttttaatccatcccCATATGAGGTTGACATGCCTAATGCAGGCTGCTATTCACACAGCTGTTCTGTATGCAGGCTGCTATTCACACAGCTGTTCAATATGCAGGCTGCTATTCACATAGCTGTTCTGTATGCAGGCTGCTATTCACACAGCTGTTCTGTATGCAGGCTGCTATTCACACAGCTGTTGTGTTATGTTGTAGATGGCGTCTGGGAAGCATAAGGAGCTACAATCCCGAGCAGATCATGCTGAGCGCTGCGGTGCGCAGGTCCAGCCGAGATGTGAACATCATGAAGGAGAAGCTCATCTTTTCAGGTACCCCCTCGCTGTCAGAGCAATCCTGGTATCTACAGGGGAGGAAGCAAGTGTATAGAGAGTTCTCTCAACAGAGTGTGACACAGAACCCACTgataagtgtgacagacagacagacagaatcaGTTTCATAAAAaggctatttatatatatatatatatatatatatatatatatatatatatatatatatatatatatatatatatatatatatatatatatatatatatatatatatatatataaaattgtagtTTGACTCTAAAATGAATGTAGAAATGACAAAGACTCAAATAAAGCCTGAGCTGTGAGTCCCCACAGCGGACTCCTCTGAGTGCTGACTCTCCTTTGTTCCAGAAATGAATAACGGTCTTGGCAGTGCAGAGGAGCTGTCCCTGTGCTCTGAGAACGGGTATGAGGGCTACACTAACGAAGCAATCACTCCCAGAGACCAGCAGCACCATGCCAGGATGCAACCCAACTACGCACAGAAAACACCTTGCATCCTGCAGGATCACTAACCAATGGGATTGTGTTTCTTTCCACTCAACTACTGCCTCTTCTGACACGTTATTGCTGATTTGTTGAAGATGTGTTTTGTAACAGGACAGTCAGACAGTATCCTTGTAGTTTGGGTTTGTAGAACCTGCAGTGATCGGGGGAAAAACAGGCTGAGAAAAGATGTGCTGGCAGCATCGAAACACAAACTGTGAGGGTCTGTTTGTTGCTGTTTTCAAGTCCTTGGCAAATGAGTGACTTGATGTAAAAAGTTTTGATGTGGTTTGACAATAAAGATACAGTTTATTCAGAAGATATATAATATACCGTAGTAGCCAAGTAACCTTTTagaccctgtccacactacataccCGACCTGGAGAACAGCACTCTAAACCGTTCTCAATAATCCAGCTCAAAGCCTCCACACTGAAGAACTGTTTCATGTTTagaccctgtccacactacataccCAATCTGGATAACGGCATTCCAAACCGTTCtcattaatccagctcaaagcctCCACATTAAAGAACAGTTTCATGTTTAGACCCTGtccacactattattattattatttatttcttagcagacgcccttatccagggcgacttacaattgttacaagatatcacattatttttacatacaattacccatttatacagttgggtttttactggagcaatctagataaagtaccttgctcaagggtacagcagcagtgtccccaccggggattgaacccacgaccctccggtcaagagtccagagccctaaccactactccacactgctgccctcctaCACACTACATACCCGACCTGGAGAAAGGCACTCCAAACCGTTCtcattaatccagctcaaagcctCCACACTGAAGAACCGTTTCATGTTTAGACGGGCGTAATGCCCGCACACACTATTACAATAGTATgtttacagttcctagcagcgcagtgCTGCAGTGAATCCTAgcagtggaaatgaatacgatagtatcccaccatgcactgtattttatttt from the Acipenser ruthenus chromosome 9, fAciRut3.2 maternal haplotype, whole genome shotgun sequence genome contains:
- the LOC117962675 gene encoding glycerophosphodiester phosphodiesterase domain-containing protein 5-like isoform X2; translation: MVKHQPLQVYERQLCLSCLTGIYGCRWKRYQRSHDDTTKWERLWFLVLCSTFFLILFWLYFWWEVHNDYNEFNWFLYNRTGYWSDWSIPILVTTAAGFSYVAFLLILALCHTAVGQQMNLHWLHKFAVTVVLVVTVISMISMEQLWGEEWDILLLSFQATGPFLHLGAVAAITLLAWLVAGQFARAEKSCFQAVLLLTYLTVLTALYLVPLSITSPCLMEKNNLGPKPAIIGHQGAPMLAPENTLMSFQEAIEQKASGLYADVKISHDGVPFLMHDNTLRRTTDVEKLFPERVGQDSSMFNWTDLQALNAGQWFLKDDPFWTASSLSEADWALAGNQSVCTLNEVLQLAKNSSKSILFNVRRPPPEHPHRESWINVTLHTVLQSGIQQQHVMWTPDTDRQLVRQMAPGFQQTSAVKKSVKILQEEGIVRLNLRYNQVSTQEIRGSREGNVSLTLFTVSEPWLYSVLWCSGVQSVTSDAPHILRKLPYPIWLMPPEEYKLLWIAADVISFIVIIGVFVLQKWRLGSIRSYNPEQIMLSAAVRRSSRDVNIMKEKLIFSEMNNGLGSAEELSLCSENGYEGYTNEAITPRDQQHHARMQPNYAQKTPCILQDH
- the LOC117962675 gene encoding glycerophosphodiester phosphodiesterase domain-containing protein 5-like isoform X1, giving the protein MVKHQPLQVYERQLCLSCLTGIYGCRWKRYQRSHDDTTKWERLWFLVLCSTFFLILFWLYFWWEVHNDYNEFNWFLYNRTGYWSDWSIPILVTTAAGFSYVAFLLILALCHTAVGQQMNLHWLHKFAVTVVLVVTVISMISMEQLWGEEWDILLLSFQATGPFLHLGAVAAITLLAWLVAGQFARAEKSCFQAVLLLTYLTVLTALYLVPLSITSPCLMEKNNLGPKPAIIGHQGAPMLAPENTLMSFQEAIEQKASGLYADVKISHDGVPFLMHDNTLRRTTDVEKLFPERVGQDSSMFNWTDLQALNAGQWFLKDDPFWTASSLSEADWALAGNQSVCTLNEVLQLAKNSSKSILFNVRRPPPEHPHRESWINVTLHTVLQSGIQQQHVMWTPDTDRQLVRQMAPGFQQTSAVKKSVKILQEEGIVRLNLRYNQVSTQEIRGSREGNVSLTLFTVSEPWLYSVLWCSGVQSVTSDAPHILRKLPYPIWLMPPEEYKLLWIAADVISFIVIIGVFVLQNYHMIRWRLGSIRSYNPEQIMLSAAVRRSSRDVNIMKEKLIFSEMNNGLGSAEELSLCSENGYEGYTNEAITPRDQQHHARMQPNYAQKTPCILQDH